The Sporosarcina ureae genome includes a region encoding these proteins:
- a CDS encoding 5'-3' exonuclease, with protein MNENTPHILVVDGMALLFRSFFATAHSGQFFRNALGVPTNGVQGFARHTMSAISIFQPTHLAVCWDMGSKTFRNELFADYKAHRPAPAPELIPQFDMAREVSEALGWKSYGIKNMEADDLIGSLIETWKDEAKLTVVSGDKDLLQLLKPDVSIALTKKGFTQYDEYTEARFIEEYGITPKQFIDMKAFTGDASDGYPGVKGIGPKTALKLIQEYGSVDGVLAAREKLTAGVQKKLSAEEEMLMISRDLATIHCEIKLDDPLEELLIPEFTEETAKVMEEQGYSMIAKHGLPVSPF; from the coding sequence ATGAATGAAAATACCCCTCATATTTTAGTAGTGGACGGCATGGCATTGTTGTTCCGCTCATTTTTTGCGACAGCACATAGCGGGCAGTTTTTCCGTAATGCATTGGGTGTGCCGACAAATGGCGTACAAGGATTTGCACGACATACGATGAGTGCGATCTCGATTTTTCAACCGACACATTTAGCGGTGTGCTGGGATATGGGATCAAAAACATTCCGTAATGAATTATTTGCAGATTATAAAGCGCATCGCCCAGCACCTGCACCGGAATTAATACCGCAATTCGATATGGCTCGGGAAGTATCGGAAGCACTAGGATGGAAGAGTTATGGAATTAAGAACATGGAAGCGGATGATCTAATTGGTTCGTTAATTGAAACGTGGAAAGACGAGGCAAAGTTGACCGTCGTGTCGGGAGATAAAGATTTACTGCAGTTATTGAAACCCGATGTGTCGATTGCGTTGACGAAAAAAGGCTTCACACAATATGATGAATACACGGAAGCGCGTTTTATAGAAGAGTATGGAATTACACCTAAGCAATTCATTGATATGAAAGCATTCACTGGCGATGCGAGTGACGGCTACCCTGGAGTGAAGGGGATTGGACCGAAGACGGCACTGAAGCTCATACAGGAGTATGGTTCGGTCGATGGCGTGCTGGCAGCGAGAGAAAAATTAACAGCAGGTGTGCAGAAGAAGCTGAGTGCGGAAGAAGAAATGCTAATGATTTCACGAGATCTCGCAACGATTCATTGTGAAATCAAACTTGATGACCCACTAGAAGAATTGCTTATTCCCGAGTTTACTGAAGAAACCGCCAAAGTAATGGAAGAACAGGGCTATTCGATGATCGCTAAACATGGACTGCCGGTTTCACCATTTTAA